In a single window of the uncultured Dysgonomonas sp. genome:
- a CDS encoding rRNA cytosine-C5-methyltransferase — MNLPDDFIIRTKPLLREEWNELIAALSSDSPTSIRLSRKKGKGISGVKVPWCETGYYLDKRPQFTFDPLFHAGCYYVQEASSMFVGQALKQYVEGDVRVLDLCAAPGGKSTLIADLLNKDSLLVSNEVIRSRANVLSENMTKWGNPNVVVINNDPAQIGKLKGFFDIILVDAPCSGEGMFRKDEGAISEWSVDNVRLCKERQQRILADIWPALKPDGLLLYSTCTYNQEENEENVEWIRDELGAEVLPVDIQEEWGISPSFVEDIPAYRFFPHKTKGEGFFFALLRKQQEEGVRTDFRRKRNEKKNRVELPDQYKDYISDKEQFVFYSKGDSWYAFTEELYNDVCILNSSLNIVSEGICLGEFKGKDFIPAQSLALSNYLNVKAFETYDMDWKTAISYLRKEALILQDIPKGYILLTYKNIPIGFVKNIGNRANNLYPQEWRIRSANIPESEVNVMD; from the coding sequence ATGAATTTACCTGATGATTTTATAATACGGACCAAACCGCTCCTGAGAGAAGAATGGAATGAGCTTATCGCCGCATTAAGCAGTGATTCACCAACCAGCATCCGTTTGAGCCGAAAGAAGGGAAAAGGAATATCCGGAGTAAAAGTTCCCTGGTGCGAAACAGGTTACTATCTCGACAAACGGCCGCAATTTACGTTCGATCCGTTGTTTCATGCGGGATGTTACTATGTACAGGAAGCGTCTTCCATGTTTGTAGGGCAGGCGTTGAAGCAGTATGTTGAGGGAGATGTAAGAGTTTTGGATTTGTGTGCGGCTCCCGGCGGCAAATCTACTCTGATAGCCGATTTATTGAACAAAGATAGCTTGTTGGTATCGAATGAGGTAATCCGTTCGCGGGCAAATGTTTTGTCTGAAAATATGACTAAATGGGGCAATCCGAATGTCGTGGTAATAAACAATGATCCTGCTCAAATAGGCAAACTGAAAGGCTTCTTCGATATCATACTTGTCGATGCTCCCTGTTCGGGTGAGGGGATGTTCCGGAAAGATGAGGGAGCAATATCCGAGTGGTCTGTGGATAATGTAAGATTATGTAAAGAACGGCAGCAACGGATTTTAGCGGATATCTGGCCTGCATTAAAGCCCGACGGATTATTATTATACAGTACATGTACTTATAATCAGGAAGAGAATGAAGAAAATGTGGAGTGGATTCGCGATGAATTAGGAGCCGAAGTATTACCTGTAGATATACAGGAAGAGTGGGGGATAAGCCCGTCTTTTGTGGAGGATATCCCTGCCTATCGCTTTTTTCCTCACAAGACAAAAGGGGAAGGTTTTTTCTTTGCTTTGTTGCGGAAGCAGCAAGAAGAGGGTGTTCGTACCGACTTCAGGAGAAAAAGGAATGAGAAAAAGAACAGAGTGGAATTGCCTGATCAATACAAAGATTATATCTCGGATAAAGAGCAATTTGTATTTTATTCGAAGGGTGATTCCTGGTATGCCTTTACGGAGGAACTGTATAATGATGTCTGTATTTTAAATTCGAGTCTGAATATTGTATCGGAAGGTATTTGTCTGGGTGAATTTAAAGGAAAGGATTTTATTCCTGCGCAATCGTTGGCTTTAAGCAATTATCTGAATGTAAAAGCCTTTGAAACTTACGATATGGATTGGAAAACAGCTATAAGCTATCTAAGAAAGGAAGCCCTGATATTACAGGATATACCGAAAGGCTATATTCTTCTGACATATAAGAACATTCCAATAGGATTTGTGAAAAATATAGGGAATCGCGCTAATAACCTTTACCCGCAGGAATGGCGCATACGTTCTGCAAATATACCCGAAAGCGAAGTAAATGTGATGGATTAG
- a CDS encoding glycosyltransferase, translated as MTEQKNIMVSVSMITYNHEKFIAEAIEGVVMQKTTFPFELVIGEDCSTDNTRAICIEYQKKYPDIIKLRLPETNQGMMLNWINNITSGQGKYVALCDGDDYWTDPYKLQKQVDFMEANPDFAMCSHKVHTLMCGVLDENIEMERDILTTEDLISKDWGLLTASIFFRKDAHKTPDWYYTVKNGDYALQLIVSLSGKIKFLPEYMAVYRQHLGGMSSTLKPLNQTAWMVYLLHEFDKYTSHKYKKIVKERIKRMYKVQIYYAKGYRLRKAAAVLSLFQKLVFINPFLIESQRK; from the coding sequence ATGACTGAACAGAAAAACATAATGGTCTCTGTTTCCATGATAACCTACAATCATGAGAAGTTCATTGCCGAAGCCATCGAGGGAGTTGTGATGCAAAAAACAACTTTCCCTTTCGAACTCGTTATCGGCGAGGATTGCAGTACCGATAACACGCGGGCCATATGCATCGAATATCAGAAAAAATATCCTGATATTATCAAGTTGAGACTACCCGAAACCAATCAAGGTATGATGCTCAACTGGATAAACAATATAACCTCCGGACAGGGCAAATACGTTGCTCTTTGCGATGGAGACGACTACTGGACCGACCCTTATAAATTGCAAAAACAGGTAGACTTCATGGAAGCTAATCCCGATTTCGCGATGTGTTCTCACAAAGTTCATACGCTCATGTGTGGCGTTTTGGACGAAAATATAGAAATGGAACGGGATATACTGACTACGGAAGACCTTATCAGCAAAGACTGGGGATTGCTCACTGCTTCTATCTTTTTCCGTAAAGATGCGCATAAAACACCCGACTGGTATTATACAGTAAAGAATGGGGACTATGCCCTGCAACTCATTGTTTCCCTCTCGGGTAAAATCAAGTTCTTACCTGAATATATGGCTGTGTACCGGCAACATCTGGGCGGAATGTCATCAACTCTGAAACCTTTGAACCAAACCGCATGGATGGTATATTTATTGCATGAGTTTGATAAGTATACCAGTCATAAGTATAAAAAGATTGTCAAAGAGCGCATAAAAAGGATGTACAAGGTACAAATTTACTATGCCAAAGGTTACAGACTGAGAAAAGCCGCTGCTGTTCTCTCCTTATTCCAAAAGCTTGTATTCATTAATCCTTTCCTTATAGAATCGCAACGTAAATAA
- a CDS encoding glycosyltransferase family 2 protein, whose translation MKLSIITINLNDETGLKKTIDSVVSQTFTDYEFIIIDGKSTDGSVDLIRKYEDKISYWVSEKDSGIYNAQNKGIKQAKGEYLYFLNSGDALYEKDTLEKVFTGDPHTPFICGSFYMEQKGKLEADTSYKDRDWHIAIYELFSGFLCHQAFFIHRSNFEKYGLYDETLRVVADWKLFFQGIGIHQLPVKYVDTFIVIYNMEGFSTQIGGSVIYPEKLKVCREFLNENAVKKLERLYYLEQNGFVTDIMKSKRWIYNGFRAFCKIGRIFGFVKG comes from the coding sequence ATGAAACTGTCCATAATAACCATCAACCTGAATGACGAAACTGGTCTAAAAAAGACCATTGACAGTGTTGTTTCACAAACATTTACCGACTATGAATTTATCATCATTGACGGAAAATCCACTGACGGCAGTGTAGACCTTATCCGCAAATATGAAGATAAAATCTCATACTGGGTAAGCGAAAAGGACAGCGGCATATATAACGCTCAAAACAAAGGCATAAAACAAGCCAAAGGGGAATACCTATACTTTCTCAACTCCGGCGATGCCTTATATGAAAAAGATACCCTTGAGAAGGTCTTTACAGGCGATCCGCATACCCCTTTCATCTGCGGCAGCTTCTATATGGAGCAAAAAGGCAAACTGGAAGCCGACACCTCATATAAAGACCGCGACTGGCATATAGCCATCTACGAACTGTTTTCCGGATTCCTTTGCCATCAGGCATTCTTTATTCATCGCAGCAACTTCGAAAAATATGGACTATATGACGAGACCCTGCGGGTAGTAGCCGACTGGAAACTATTCTTTCAGGGAATAGGAATACACCAGCTACCTGTAAAGTATGTAGACACATTTATAGTCATCTACAATATGGAGGGCTTCAGTACACAAATCGGCGGCAGTGTTATATATCCTGAAAAGCTGAAAGTCTGCCGTGAATTCCTCAACGAAAATGCTGTAAAAAAACTGGAACGGCTCTATTATCTAGAACAAAATGGTTTTGTGACCGATATTATGAAGTCTAAACGTTGGATATACAACGGATTCCGTGCATTCTGCAAAATCGGGCGTATCTTCGGTTTTGTAAAGGGCTAA
- a CDS encoding WbqC family protein gives MRLGIMQPYFLPYIGYFQLLNAVDKYVIYDNIQYTKKGWINRNRILQNGKDLMITIPLEKDSDYLDVKERSLSVGFDKKKLLNQIRESYRKAPYLEQVMPLTERIVNFDDNNLFHYIDNSVRKICRYLEINTEIIISSSLNVDHSLKGQDKVIAICKELNATDYYNAIGGQELYSSDAFKKEDISLHFISSNPIEYKQFANEFVPWLSILDVMMFNPVEKIKSMLNDYKLIN, from the coding sequence ATGAGGCTGGGGATAATGCAGCCTTACTTTTTGCCGTATATCGGATATTTTCAATTGCTGAATGCTGTTGATAAATATGTGATATACGACAATATTCAATATACCAAGAAAGGCTGGATTAACAGGAACCGGATTCTGCAAAACGGTAAAGATTTGATGATTACTATTCCGCTGGAAAAAGATTCGGATTATCTGGATGTCAAAGAACGAAGTTTATCTGTTGGTTTCGATAAAAAGAAATTATTAAATCAAATAAGAGAATCTTATAGGAAAGCTCCTTATCTTGAACAGGTAATGCCTTTAACAGAGAGAATCGTCAATTTCGACGATAACAATCTGTTTCATTATATAGATAACTCTGTTCGCAAAATATGCAGATATTTGGAAATTAATACAGAGATAATTATATCCTCTTCCCTCAATGTCGACCATTCACTAAAAGGGCAGGATAAAGTAATTGCAATCTGTAAGGAACTGAATGCTACGGATTATTATAATGCAATTGGGGGACAAGAGTTATATTCTTCCGATGCATTCAAGAAAGAAGATATAAGCCTGCATTTTATTTCCTCCAATCCGATTGAGTATAAGCAATTCGCAAATGAATTTGTACCCTGGCTTTCTATATTGGATGTAATGATGTTCAATCCGGTGGAGAAAATAAAGAGTATGCTAAATGACTATAAACTAATTAACTGA
- a CDS encoding DegT/DnrJ/EryC1/StrS family aminotransferase encodes MSKQIFVTQPALPPLEEFIPYLQQIWDNKILTNNGPFHQQFEQELADYLGVKYISVFSNGTLALITALQALRITGEVITTPFSFVATTHSLWWNNIKPVFVDIDDKYYNIDPAKIEAAITPQTTAIMPVHVYGNPCNVEEIQRIADIYGLRVIYDAAHAFSVKKDGQSVMNWGDLSILSFHATKVYNTIEGGAIVCQDEKTKQRIDLLKNFGFRNETTVIEPGINAKMNELQAAYGSLQLKYVDSYIAKRLELAKLYDSLLKDIPGVSYMEVAEGVQHTYPYYPVRINTAEYGMNRDELYFKLQEYDIFGRRYFYPLISDFPTYKGLPSASVANLPIAGQVSKEIVCLPIYANLEFDEVRRICDLIKNKPWKK; translated from the coding sequence ATGAGTAAACAAATATTTGTAACGCAACCGGCACTACCGCCATTAGAAGAATTCATCCCTTATCTGCAACAGATATGGGACAATAAAATATTGACCAACAACGGGCCTTTTCACCAACAGTTTGAGCAGGAACTGGCCGATTATCTCGGTGTGAAATATATCTCGGTATTCTCTAACGGAACACTGGCTCTCATTACAGCATTGCAGGCTCTGCGTATAACAGGAGAAGTAATTACTACGCCGTTCAGCTTTGTCGCTACCACCCATTCCCTTTGGTGGAATAATATAAAGCCTGTATTTGTGGACATCGACGATAAATATTACAATATAGACCCGGCAAAGATCGAAGCGGCCATAACACCGCAAACAACAGCGATCATGCCTGTGCATGTATATGGCAATCCTTGCAATGTAGAGGAAATACAACGTATCGCCGATATATACGGCCTGCGTGTAATCTATGATGCAGCCCATGCTTTTTCAGTAAAGAAAGACGGACAGTCGGTGATGAACTGGGGCGACCTTTCCATACTGAGTTTCCATGCCACAAAAGTATATAACACGATTGAAGGCGGTGCTATCGTTTGTCAGGATGAAAAGACCAAGCAACGCATCGACTTACTCAAGAACTTCGGGTTCCGCAACGAAACCACTGTCATAGAACCGGGTATCAATGCCAAGATGAATGAGTTACAAGCAGCTTACGGGTCCCTTCAGCTCAAATATGTTGACAGCTATATAGCCAAACGCCTGGAATTGGCAAAATTATATGATAGCCTGCTGAAAGATATCCCTGGAGTATCTTACATGGAAGTAGCCGAAGGAGTACAGCACACCTACCCGTATTATCCTGTGCGCATCAATACGGCAGAATACGGCATGAACCGGGACGAACTTTATTTCAAATTACAGGAATATGATATTTTCGGACGCCGCTACTTCTACCCGCTTATCAGCGATTTCCCTACATACAAAGGATTACCGTCGGCAAGCGTGGCTAACCTCCCGATAGCAGGGCAGGTATCAAAAGAAATCGTATGCCTTCCTATATATGCCAATCTGGAATTTGACGAAGTGCGCCGAATCTGCGATTTAATAAAAAATAAACCTTGGAAGAAATGA
- a CDS encoding glycosyltransferase yields MKINVILITYNQAAYMPQTLESILMQETVHDVEIIVADDCSTDNTVNIIKEYENKTGFKFIHLQKSHNVGYNKNYQQAFAACTGDYVAIMEGDDYWLKPNHLQNHIDHLEVEPKSSMSYNRHLRLFIDQDRDEIFDWTANNDYELITTEQLALGNKIGNLSCCVFKGKHVQNLDPRLFDMEIADWMLGMYMGQFGPLLYLEDVTSAYRIHDNGQWSKMDDKTQYLRIIEFINEYDKYFNYKYTKAFTKHKRRLEILLYGDKSLRGRIKNITPGFIRKIYRKL; encoded by the coding sequence ATGAAGATAAACGTCATACTCATCACTTATAATCAGGCTGCATATATGCCTCAGACGCTCGAAAGCATACTGATGCAGGAAACTGTGCATGATGTAGAGATTATTGTGGCTGACGATTGTTCTACTGATAATACAGTGAATATCATAAAAGAATACGAGAATAAGACCGGGTTCAAATTCATACACCTTCAAAAATCCCATAATGTAGGCTATAATAAAAATTACCAGCAAGCTTTTGCCGCCTGCACTGGTGATTATGTAGCCATTATGGAAGGAGATGATTATTGGCTGAAGCCGAATCATTTACAAAATCACATAGACCATCTTGAAGTCGAACCCAAATCTTCGATGAGTTACAACAGGCACCTGCGTCTGTTTATCGACCAAGACAGAGACGAAATATTCGATTGGACAGCAAATAATGATTATGAACTCATTACCACCGAGCAACTGGCTTTGGGAAACAAGATAGGTAACCTGTCATGTTGTGTTTTCAAGGGAAAGCATGTGCAAAACCTTGATCCCAGGCTGTTCGATATGGAAATTGCCGACTGGATGCTGGGAATGTATATGGGACAATTCGGACCTTTACTCTATCTTGAAGATGTTACGTCGGCTTATCGTATACATGACAACGGCCAATGGTCGAAGATGGACGATAAAACGCAATATCTGCGAATCATTGAATTCATAAACGAGTACGACAAATACTTCAACTATAAATATACAAAAGCTTTTACAAAACATAAACGGAGGCTGGAAATACTACTCTATGGCGACAAATCGCTACGGGGACGTATAAAAAACATTACCCCGGGTTTTATTAGGAAAATATACCGGAAACTTTAG